In Triticum urartu cultivar G1812 chromosome 6, Tu2.1, whole genome shotgun sequence, the following proteins share a genomic window:
- the LOC125515684 gene encoding uncharacterized protein LOC125515684, giving the protein MSSPRSRPRSSAAAPLDDEDLLSEILLRLPPLPSFLPRASLACKLWRRIVSDPRFLRRFREHHRRNPPLLGCFVQTLYTVHFEPTLEAPNRVPQTRFPFPIDTGGTVMILGCRHGLMLIFLWTRNQLLAWDPLTGDQHRLDIPPGFDKEETVINGAVLRAPEEANHFQVVLVGNSDIKLTQAVASVYSSETGLWSNLVWTLLLADDPHVPTMVYHDMCSVMVGNSLYWLLSVNWFGILEFNLDRQSLSVINVPVEIIDVGSCLLTVMQAEGGGLGFLFISENCIQLWKKKTDCDGVASWVLGRTVALDKLLSMNSEEARILGFAEDNNVVLLWAFIGDIFMLQFKSSQLKKLFESHHSFSWRRYYPFEGVYTAGIKS; this is encoded by the exons ATGAGCAGCCCCCGCAGCCGCCCtaggtcgtcggcggcggcgccACTGGACGACGAAGACCTCCTCTCCGAGATCCTCCTCCGCCTCCCCCCGCTGCCCTCATTCCTCCCCCGCGCGTCCCTCGCCTGTAAGCTCTGGCGACGCATCGTATCCGACCCCCGATTTCTCCGCCGCTTCCGCGAGCACCACCGCCGCAACCCTCCCCTCCTCGGCTGCTTCGTCCAAACTCTCTACACCGTCCATTTCGAACCTACGCTGGAGGCCCCCAATCGCGTCCCGCAAACCCGCTTCCCCTTTCCCATCGACACCGGCGGCACCGTCATGATCCTCGGATGCCGCCATGGCCTCATGCTCATCTTCCTTTGGACGCGGAACCAGCTCCTGGCATGGGACCCCCTCACGGGTGACCAGCACCGCCTAGACATTCCCCCAGGGTTCGACAAGGAGGAAACCGTGATTAACGGAGCGGTGCTTCGTGCTCCCGAAGAAGCCAACCACTTCCAGGTTGTCTTGGTTGGCAACAGCGACATAAAACTTACACAGGCTGTCGCCTCGGTGTACTCGTCGGAGACTGGTCTATGGAGTAATCTGGTGTGGACACTGCTTCTGGCCGACGATCCTCATGTACCCACCATGGTTTACCATGACATGTGCTCTGTGATGGTTGGGAATTCCCTTTACTGGTTGCTTTCTGTGAATTGGTTTGGAATACTTGAATTTAATTTGGATAGGCAGAGCCTAAGTGTGATAAATGTGCCAGTGGAAATCATCGATGTCGGCAGTTGCTTGCTCACGGTTATGCAGGCTGAGGGTGGTGGCCTTGGTTTCCTCTTCATTTCGGAGAACTGCATCCAGTTATGGAAGAAGAAGACGGACTGTGATGGTGTAGCTTCATGGGTGCTGGGAAGAACTGTTGCACTAGACAAGCTACTTTCCATGAATTCAGAGGAGGCAAGGATACTTGGGTTTGCCGAGGACAACAATGTGGTGTTACTGTGGGCATTTATCGGTGACATTTTCATGCTTCAGTTTAAATCATCACAGTTAAAGAAACTTTTCGAATCCCACCACAGTTTCTCCTGGCGTCGCTATTATCCATTCGAAGGTGTCTATACTGCAG GTATCAAGAGTTAG